A window of Opitutus sp. ER46 contains these coding sequences:
- a CDS encoding ABC transporter permease — MTLGPKPSRLTAVAEATSDAAERGFSLWHDAWLRLRKNKLAVFGMLTLAVVALLCVAGPWFTQHGYEEQDLDLGASAPSGAHWLGTDTLGRDLFVRLLYGGRVSLGVGLCATLVALTIGVTYGAVAGFFGGKRDAFMMRAVDIMYSLPFAIFVILLMVFFGRNIVLLFLAIGAVEWLTMARIVRSQVMAVKKMEFIEAARSLGFGRRRIIFRHILPNILGPIIVYTTLTIPAVMLLEAFLSFLGLGVQPPMSSWGVLIKDGAEKMEEYPWLLIFPGTLFSLTLFSLNFLGDGLRDALDVRSSKD, encoded by the coding sequence ATGACCCTGGGCCCGAAGCCCTCCCGCCTCACCGCCGTCGCCGAAGCGACCAGCGACGCCGCCGAGCGCGGCTTCTCGCTCTGGCACGACGCGTGGCTCCGCCTGCGCAAGAACAAGCTCGCCGTCTTCGGCATGCTCACCCTCGCCGTCGTCGCCCTGCTGTGCGTCGCGGGTCCGTGGTTTACCCAGCACGGCTACGAGGAGCAGGACCTCGATCTCGGCGCGTCGGCTCCGAGCGGCGCGCACTGGCTGGGCACCGACACGCTCGGGCGCGACCTCTTCGTGCGGCTCCTCTACGGCGGCCGCGTCTCGCTCGGCGTCGGCCTCTGCGCGACGCTCGTCGCGCTCACGATCGGCGTCACCTACGGCGCCGTCGCCGGCTTCTTCGGCGGCAAGCGCGACGCGTTCATGATGCGCGCGGTGGACATCATGTACTCCCTGCCGTTCGCGATCTTCGTGATCCTGCTGATGGTCTTCTTCGGCCGGAACATCGTGCTGCTCTTCCTCGCGATCGGCGCCGTCGAATGGCTCACCATGGCCCGCATCGTCCGCAGCCAGGTGATGGCGGTGAAGAAGATGGAGTTCATCGAGGCGGCCCGCTCGCTCGGGTTCGGCCGCCGGCGGATCATCTTCCGCCACATCCTCCCCAACATCCTCGGCCCGATCATCGTTTACACGACGCTCACGATCCCCGCCGTCATGCTCCTCGAGGCGTTCCTCAGCTTCCTCGGCCTCGGCGTGCAGCCGCCGATGAGCTCCTGGGGCGTGCTGATCAAGGACGGCGCCGAGAAGATGGAGGAGTACCCGTGGCTGCTCATCTTCCCCGGCACGCTCTTCTCGCTGACGCTGTTCTCGCTGAACTTCCTCGGCGACGGCCTGCGCGACGCCCTCGACGTCCGCTCGTCCAAGGATTGA
- a CDS encoding glycosyltransferase — protein sequence MVSVPPASAQPKVSVLVPTFNYGRYLRQTLDSILAQDFADFELIISDDASQDDSAEILREYAARDPRIHAYAHRENLGMVQNWNWCLRHARGEYVKFMFGDDCFTRSDALSQMVAALDRAPQAALVASARLLIDEHSRVVSTWDDFRAAGHHHGISVIRRCLHEDRNLVGEPSTVLFRRDQAARGFDPNFRQIVDEEFWLHLLLRGDFVYLTEPLCAFRQHGAQQTRVNQGSFIGPLESLLLLTRYIDCISNPAWGGCTPFQRRRILYRRLHYSRKRVPRSARILVAEAMVHAHLRQPWYAVMWTHHRVTGPFHRLRTFLVRTFGPGARALPSVQPVAPVFTAPAPRVRPVFAAAS from the coding sequence ATGGTTTCCGTCCCTCCCGCATCCGCCCAACCCAAGGTCAGTGTCCTCGTTCCAACGTTCAATTACGGCCGCTATCTCCGCCAGACGCTCGACTCGATCCTCGCGCAGGACTTCGCCGATTTTGAACTGATCATCAGCGACGACGCCTCGCAGGACGACTCCGCCGAGATCCTCCGCGAGTACGCCGCCCGTGATCCGCGGATTCACGCCTACGCGCACCGCGAGAACCTCGGCATGGTCCAGAACTGGAACTGGTGCCTCCGCCACGCCCGCGGCGAGTACGTGAAGTTCATGTTCGGCGACGACTGCTTCACCCGCTCCGACGCCCTCTCGCAAATGGTCGCGGCTCTCGATCGTGCGCCGCAGGCCGCCCTCGTCGCCTCCGCCCGGCTCCTGATCGACGAGCATTCGCGCGTGGTTTCCACTTGGGACGATTTTCGCGCCGCCGGCCACCACCACGGCATCAGCGTGATCCGACGCTGCCTCCACGAAGACCGCAACCTGGTGGGCGAACCGTCCACCGTTCTCTTCCGCCGCGACCAGGCCGCCCGCGGTTTCGACCCCAACTTCCGCCAGATCGTCGACGAGGAGTTCTGGCTGCACCTCCTGCTGCGCGGCGACTTCGTCTATCTCACGGAACCGCTTTGCGCCTTCCGGCAGCACGGCGCGCAACAGACCCGCGTGAACCAGGGTTCCTTCATCGGCCCGCTCGAAAGCCTCCTCCTCCTCACCCGCTACATCGATTGCATTTCCAACCCGGCATGGGGGGGCTGCACTCCGTTCCAGCGGCGGCGCATTCTGTACCGGCGCCTTCACTACTCGCGCAAACGCGTGCCGCGCTCCGCGCGCATCCTCGTCGCCGAGGCCATGGTGCACGCCCACCTCCGCCAGCCGTGGTACGCGGTGATGTGGACGCATCACCGCGTCACGGGCCCGTTCCACCGACTGCGAACCTTCTTGGTCCGGACGTTCGGTCCCGGCGCGCGAGCCCTCCCCTCGGTGCAGCCCGTCGCTCCGGTGTTCACTGCGCCCGCGCCCCGCGTGCGCCCGGTCTTCGCTGCCGCGAGCTGA
- a CDS encoding M28 family peptidase, producing the protein MRSFSPLVGALLAGLAPLLAAAAPTPAFSPARILERTKVLASDEFEGRAPGSAGEEKTVNYLVGEFRQLGLTPGNPDGTYIQQVPLVGITSRPTLSFTVGGEQIVLQPSVDFVGPTSRSATHLEVKASDVVFVGYGIVAPEYGWDDYKGVDVRGKTIVMLINDPPVTDPRTGQLDPKVFAGEGMTYYGRWTYKYEIAAEKGAAACLIVHETKPAAYPFSVVVSSRSRENFEIRTPDGNAGRAAMDGWLTLDAARRLFTAAGQDYDALKQAALARDFRPVPLKATASFTIDSTLRQVDSRNVVALLPGSDPKLRDEYVVYTSHWDHLGRDLKLEGDQIFNGAGDNASGTAVLVELAQAFHSLPAASRPRRSILFLSVTAEEKGLLGSGYYARHPLYPLRQTVADINMDGANPYGPTSDMETIGFGASTIDDIGIAVAQRQGRTMKPESHPEHGSYYRSDHFEFAKVGVPSYYPKTGRQYLGKPADFGEKVIQDYIAHHYHQVSDEVRPDWTFEGAAQDAEFLFLVGLEIANAPQRPTWKPGSEFAKKAQR; encoded by the coding sequence ATGCGCTCGTTTTCACCCCTCGTCGGCGCCCTGCTCGCCGGTCTCGCCCCGCTCCTCGCCGCGGCCGCGCCCACGCCCGCCTTCTCGCCCGCCCGCATCCTCGAACGGACCAAGGTCCTCGCCTCCGATGAGTTCGAGGGCCGCGCGCCTGGCTCCGCCGGCGAGGAGAAGACCGTCAACTACCTGGTCGGGGAGTTTCGCCAACTCGGCCTCACGCCCGGCAATCCCGACGGCACGTACATCCAGCAGGTCCCGCTGGTCGGCATCACCTCGCGTCCGACCCTCTCCTTCACGGTCGGCGGCGAACAGATCGTCCTGCAGCCCAGCGTCGATTTTGTCGGCCCGACGAGCCGCTCCGCGACTCACCTCGAGGTGAAGGCCAGCGACGTGGTCTTCGTCGGCTACGGCATCGTCGCGCCCGAGTATGGCTGGGACGACTACAAGGGCGTCGATGTGCGCGGCAAAACCATCGTCATGCTGATCAACGATCCGCCCGTGACCGACCCACGGACCGGCCAGCTCGACCCCAAGGTCTTCGCGGGCGAGGGCATGACCTACTACGGGCGCTGGACGTACAAGTACGAGATCGCCGCCGAGAAGGGAGCCGCTGCGTGCCTCATCGTCCACGAGACCAAACCCGCCGCCTACCCGTTCAGCGTCGTCGTCTCCAGCCGCTCGCGGGAAAACTTCGAGATCCGCACCCCGGACGGCAACGCCGGCCGCGCGGCCATGGATGGCTGGCTCACGCTCGACGCCGCCCGGCGGCTGTTCACCGCGGCCGGCCAGGACTACGACGCGTTGAAGCAAGCGGCCCTCGCGCGCGATTTCCGACCTGTCCCGCTCAAGGCCACCGCGTCGTTCACGATCGACAGCACGCTCCGCCAGGTGGACTCGCGCAACGTCGTCGCCCTCCTACCCGGTTCCGATCCCAAGCTCCGCGACGAGTACGTGGTGTACACGTCGCACTGGGATCACCTTGGCCGCGATCTCAAGCTCGAGGGCGACCAGATCTTCAATGGCGCGGGCGACAACGCCTCGGGTACCGCCGTGCTCGTGGAGCTCGCCCAGGCGTTCCACTCCCTGCCAGCCGCGTCGCGGCCCCGGCGGAGCATCCTCTTCCTCTCGGTGACCGCCGAGGAGAAGGGCCTGCTCGGCTCGGGCTACTACGCGCGCCATCCGCTGTATCCGCTCCGCCAGACCGTGGCCGACATCAACATGGACGGCGCCAACCCGTACGGCCCGACCAGCGATATGGAGACGATCGGCTTTGGCGCTTCGACGATCGACGACATCGGCATCGCCGTCGCCCAACGTCAGGGGCGCACCATGAAGCCCGAAAGCCACCCGGAACACGGGTCGTACTACCGCAGCGACCACTTCGAATTCGCGAAGGTCGGCGTGCCGAGCTACTACCCCAAGACGGGACGCCAGTACCTCGGCAAACCCGCCGACTTCGGCGAAAAGGTCATCCAGGACTACATCGCCCACCATTACCACCAGGTGAGCGACGAGGTGCGGCCCGACTGGACCTTCGAGGGCGCCGCCCAGGACGCCGAGTTCCTCTTCCTCGTCGGCCTCGAGATCGCCAACGCGCCCCAGCGCCCCACCTGGAAACCCGGCAGCGAATTCGCGAAGAAGGCGCAGCGATAG
- a CDS encoding ABC transporter ATP-binding protein encodes MRRLRPYLKYLIPVRGVIAAAIVTGIIYGASSGAGMPLLLKYVFPRIFTRADPPLALSAVALIAAGIPLIFLVRAISGYLNSYFTQLAGVRILESLRVDYFRKLQVLPLSFVHGKQTGDLISRGLSDTAQLQFTLSGLANDGIKQPATLIGALCAVGYLAFRAEGVFLALVCLAIVPLTVFPVRFVGRKVIKRAAQMQSQLGDVTSLFSENLAAAREVRAFGLEEHETTRFAGRSRLLITSQMKIAKYALALTPTIEVISAVGIAITLVYAYSGGLDLDTFLALIAALYQSYDPVKKLGTLNNELKRGTAALDRLEIVLNEPETITDPAQPVPVTRLRGDITFADVTFAYKGDDHVLKHVSVQIPAGTTCALVGPSGAGKSTFANLVPRFYDVAAGAVKVDGHDIRSLRLADLRRNIAVVSQEPVLFNDTIYANLLLGRRDATRAEVEQAARDAFAHDFILKLEGGLGYDTVVGERGGRLSGGQKQRIAIARAFLRNAPILILDEATSALDSDSEAAIQAALQKLVIGKTVLIIAHRFSTIRDASKILVFDRGQLVATGTHTELYAGNGLYRSLYDRQQGSGAERST; translated from the coding sequence ATGCGCCGCCTCCGTCCCTATCTCAAGTACCTCATTCCGGTCCGTGGCGTCATCGCGGCGGCCATCGTCACGGGGATCATCTACGGCGCCTCGAGCGGCGCCGGCATGCCGCTCCTGCTAAAGTATGTTTTCCCGCGCATCTTCACGCGGGCCGATCCGCCGCTGGCGTTGAGTGCCGTGGCGCTGATCGCGGCCGGCATCCCGTTGATCTTCCTCGTCCGCGCCATCAGCGGCTACCTGAACAGCTACTTCACCCAGCTCGCCGGCGTGCGCATCCTGGAATCCCTGCGCGTCGATTACTTCCGCAAGCTGCAGGTCCTGCCCCTCTCGTTCGTACACGGCAAGCAGACCGGCGACCTCATCTCCCGCGGGCTGTCCGACACCGCGCAGCTGCAATTCACGCTCTCCGGCCTCGCGAACGACGGCATCAAACAACCGGCGACGCTAATCGGTGCGCTCTGCGCCGTGGGCTATCTCGCGTTCCGCGCCGAGGGCGTTTTCCTCGCGCTGGTCTGCCTCGCCATCGTACCCCTCACCGTTTTTCCCGTCCGCTTCGTCGGGCGCAAAGTGATCAAGCGCGCGGCCCAGATGCAGAGCCAGCTGGGCGACGTCACCAGCCTGTTCTCCGAGAATCTGGCCGCCGCCCGCGAGGTGCGCGCCTTCGGGCTGGAGGAGCACGAGACCACCCGCTTCGCCGGGCGCTCGCGCCTGCTGATCACGTCGCAGATGAAGATCGCCAAGTACGCGCTGGCGCTGACGCCCACGATCGAGGTCATCTCCGCCGTCGGCATCGCGATCACGCTCGTGTACGCGTACAGCGGCGGCCTGGATCTCGACACGTTCCTGGCGCTCATCGCCGCGCTCTATCAGAGCTACGATCCCGTGAAGAAACTCGGGACCCTGAACAACGAGTTGAAGCGCGGCACCGCCGCCCTCGACCGCCTCGAGATCGTGCTCAACGAGCCCGAGACGATCACCGACCCCGCCCAGCCCGTCCCAGTCACGCGGCTGCGCGGTGACATCACCTTCGCCGACGTCACCTTCGCCTACAAGGGGGACGACCACGTGCTGAAGCACGTGTCCGTCCAGATTCCGGCCGGCACCACCTGCGCGCTCGTCGGCCCGAGCGGCGCCGGCAAGAGCACCTTCGCCAACCTCGTGCCCCGCTTCTACGACGTCGCCGCCGGCGCGGTGAAGGTTGACGGCCACGACATCCGATCGCTGCGCCTCGCCGACCTGCGCCGGAACATCGCCGTCGTTTCCCAGGAACCCGTCCTCTTCAACGACACCATCTACGCCAACCTGCTGCTCGGCCGCCGCGACGCCACTCGCGCCGAGGTCGAGCAGGCGGCCCGCGATGCGTTCGCGCACGACTTCATCCTGAAACTCGAGGGCGGGCTCGGTTACGACACCGTCGTCGGCGAACGCGGCGGCCGGCTCTCCGGCGGGCAAAAACAGCGGATCGCCATCGCCCGTGCCTTCCTGCGCAACGCGCCCATCCTCATCCTCGACGAGGCCACCAGCGCGCTCGACAGCGACAGCGAGGCTGCCATCCAGGCCGCGCTCCAGAAGCTCGTGATCGGCAAGACCGTCCTCATCATCGCCCATCGGTTCTCCACCATCCGCGACGCCTCGAAGATCCTCGTGTTCGACCGCGGCCAGCTCGTCGCCACCGGCACCCACACGGAACTTTACGCCGGTAACGGGCTCTATCGTTCGCTCTACGATCGTCAGCAAGGTAGCGGCGCCGAGCGTTCGACGTAA
- a CDS encoding peptide ABC transporter substrate-binding protein has protein sequence MLARQSWAVLLLLLLALAGCARKEVVPASVPGASPAPVRQVLRIGNGGEPQDLDPQAISGVPEHKIVAALFEGLATEDPRDLHPVPGVAESWDISADGLVYTFHLRANARWSNGDPITSEDFLLSYQRMLSPAFASRYAYLIYNFVAGAKDYYEGRLTDFSQVGIKAPDPRTLQVTLRNPTPYLMNIIASHYAWTPVPARVIQRFGRLDEKGTAWTRPENLVGNGPFVLKEWAPHQHIVVARNPQYWDAATVKLDEIHFFPTEDVNVDERMFRTGQVDQTWELPNAKIDTYRRDHPQALHIEPYLGLYFYRFNVARPPFNDKRVRRALALAIDRESIVRNVMRGGQQPAYAVSYPGVAGYTPEARLTGTVEDARRLLAEAGFPGGKGFPTVELTYNTSQNHRAVAEAIQQMWRRNLGIDITLANYEWNVYLDLQQTRNFTLQRAGWIADYVDPHVFLEIWESTSGNNDTNWANPEYDRLLQAALSAPTQAARYAIYQRMDAILVDELPILPIYYWTTVRALNPKVRGYYPTLLDNHPYKYLSIGN, from the coding sequence ATGCTCGCTCGCCAGTCCTGGGCCGTCCTCCTCCTCCTGCTCCTCGCGCTCGCCGGTTGTGCGCGAAAAGAGGTCGTGCCCGCCAGCGTCCCCGGCGCATCCCCCGCCCCCGTTCGCCAGGTGCTGCGGATCGGCAACGGCGGCGAACCGCAGGACCTCGACCCGCAGGCCATCAGCGGCGTCCCCGAGCACAAGATCGTCGCCGCGCTCTTCGAGGGCCTCGCCACCGAGGACCCGCGGGACCTCCACCCCGTCCCCGGCGTGGCGGAATCGTGGGACATTTCCGCTGACGGCCTCGTCTACACGTTTCATCTCCGCGCCAACGCCCGCTGGTCCAACGGTGACCCGATCACGTCCGAGGACTTTCTCCTCTCGTACCAGCGCATGCTCTCGCCGGCCTTCGCCTCCCGCTACGCGTATCTGATCTACAACTTCGTCGCCGGCGCGAAGGACTACTACGAGGGTCGCCTCACCGACTTCAGCCAAGTCGGCATCAAGGCGCCCGATCCGCGCACGCTCCAGGTCACGCTGCGCAACCCGACGCCGTACTTGATGAACATCATCGCGAGCCACTACGCGTGGACGCCCGTGCCCGCCCGCGTCATCCAGCGCTTCGGCCGGCTCGACGAGAAAGGCACCGCGTGGACCCGCCCCGAGAACCTCGTCGGCAACGGCCCCTTTGTCCTCAAGGAGTGGGCGCCCCACCAGCACATCGTCGTGGCACGGAATCCGCAGTACTGGGACGCCGCCACCGTGAAACTCGACGAGATCCACTTCTTTCCGACTGAGGACGTGAACGTCGACGAGCGCATGTTCCGCACCGGCCAGGTCGACCAGACGTGGGAACTGCCCAACGCCAAGATCGACACCTACCGTCGCGACCACCCGCAGGCGCTGCACATCGAGCCGTACCTCGGGCTGTACTTCTACCGGTTCAACGTCGCGCGGCCGCCGTTTAACGACAAACGCGTGCGCCGCGCGCTCGCCCTCGCCATCGACCGCGAATCCATCGTCCGCAATGTCATGCGCGGCGGCCAGCAGCCGGCCTACGCCGTCAGCTACCCCGGCGTCGCCGGCTACACGCCCGAGGCGCGGCTCACCGGCACCGTCGAGGACGCCCGCCGGCTCCTCGCCGAAGCCGGTTTCCCCGGGGGCAAGGGTTTCCCAACCGTCGAGCTGACCTACAACACGTCCCAGAACCACCGCGCCGTAGCGGAGGCCATCCAGCAGATGTGGCGGCGCAACCTCGGCATCGACATCACCCTCGCGAACTACGAGTGGAACGTGTACCTCGACCTGCAGCAGACGCGGAACTTCACCCTCCAGCGGGCGGGCTGGATCGCCGACTACGTCGACCCGCACGTCTTCCTCGAGATCTGGGAGTCCACCAGCGGCAACAACGACACCAACTGGGCCAACCCCGAGTACGACCGGCTCCTCCAGGCCGCCTTGAGCGCCCCCACCCAGGCTGCGCGTTACGCCATCTACCAGCGAATGGACGCCATCCTCGTCGATGAGCTGCCCATCCTGCCCATCTACTACTGGACCACCGTCCGCGCGCTGAACCCGAAGGTGCGCGGCTATTACCCGACGCTCCTCGACAACCATCCCTACAAATACCTTTCGATCGGCAACTGA
- a CDS encoding ABC transporter permease subunit: MLRFITSRLLQSLLALFVVVSATFFMMRAVPGGPFTAEKAVTPEILRNLEAHYGLNKPVWQQYLDYLGRLAQGDLGPSFKYANRTVNEIIADKLPVSAELGAEALAIALVVGIGLGTLAAIRRNTWIDYVASTFGMAGISIPTFVVGPLLVLGLAIHAGWFNASGWYTPSDRVLPALVLGLAYAAPISRLTRGGMLEVLHQDFIRTARAKGASELRIIFRHALRGGLLPVVSYLGPAIAGILTGSFVIETIFQIPGIGREFVNSAFNRDYTLVLGTVILYAVLIMALNLVADVVQAWMNPKVRLE; the protein is encoded by the coding sequence ATGCTCCGCTTCATCACGTCCCGCCTGCTGCAGTCGCTCCTCGCGCTGTTCGTGGTGGTGTCGGCGACGTTCTTCATGATGCGGGCCGTGCCGGGCGGGCCGTTCACGGCCGAGAAGGCCGTCACGCCTGAGATTCTGCGCAACCTCGAGGCCCACTACGGCCTCAACAAGCCGGTTTGGCAGCAGTACCTCGATTACCTCGGCCGGCTGGCGCAGGGCGATCTCGGCCCGTCGTTCAAGTACGCCAACCGCACCGTCAACGAGATCATCGCCGACAAGCTGCCCGTCTCCGCCGAGCTCGGCGCCGAGGCGCTCGCCATCGCACTCGTCGTCGGCATCGGCCTCGGCACGCTCGCCGCGATTCGCCGCAACACCTGGATCGATTACGTCGCCTCCACCTTCGGCATGGCCGGCATCTCCATCCCGACGTTCGTCGTCGGCCCGCTGCTGGTGCTCGGCCTCGCCATCCACGCAGGCTGGTTCAACGCCTCCGGCTGGTACACGCCCTCGGACCGCGTGCTGCCCGCGCTCGTACTCGGGCTCGCCTACGCCGCGCCCATCTCCCGGCTCACCCGCGGCGGCATGCTCGAGGTCCTGCACCAGGACTTCATCCGCACCGCCCGCGCCAAGGGCGCCTCCGAGCTGCGCATCATCTTCCGCCACGCCCTCCGCGGCGGCCTCCTCCCGGTCGTCAGCTATCTCGGGCCCGCGATCGCCGGCATCCTCACCGGCTCCTTCGTAATCGAGACCATCTTCCAGATTCCCGGCATCGGCCGCGAATTCGTGAACTCCGCCTTCAACCGCGACTACACCCTGGTGCTGGGCACCGTCATCCTGTACGCGGTCCTCATCATGGCGCTCAACCTGGTCGCCGACGTCGTCCAGGCGTGGATGAATCCGAAAGTGAGGCTGGAATGA